GTACGCCCACCGCATCCCTCTCCAGATGATGCCCCAACAGGCTGATGTTCACATAAGGCCCCTTGGACACCAACCCGGCGAACACCAGGCTGCCCGGCCGCCCAAAATGCACGTGCACCCAACCCTTGTCCTGGAAGCCGGGCGCTAACAGCTCGTCCTGAGCCATCACCTCCACCGGTGGCGGGACGTACCCGGAGGCCCGGAGCGATGGCAAACGGCTGTTGACGCCGGTGGCCAGGACCACCAGATCGCTCGTGTAGTGGCGCTCCCGGGTCCGCAGCGACGGCCGGCCATGCAGATCGACCTCTTCCACGCGCTCACGCACCACCCGGCCGCCGGCCCGCTCCACCTCGCTCAGCAGCCAGGCATCAAAGCTGACCTCCGGCCCCAAGTCGCCCAAACGCGGCCCGGGCCCCCGGTAGACGCTCAGGATCCGGCGCTGAGGCTCCGGCCGGGCGATCTCAAAGGTCCTCTGCGCCAGATGCAACACGTAGCCGTGGATCTCCCCCAACACCACGCCGGAAGGCAGACGCAAGCCAAACTCGTGCAGGCCACGGACCAGGCGCGACGAGAGGATGCCCGCGCACTTGTTGCAACCCCGAGGTCCCCTGATTCCAAAGTCCTTGGGCTCAAAGAGGATCAACTCCAGGTCCAACCCGCGCTGGCGGGCCAGTTTCAGAGCATGTAGCGCAAAGAAACATCCGGCCGGGCCACCGCCGATAACGGCGATGCGCGTGGGGGATGATCGCGACAGGCGGCCCCTGACCACCTTGGGCACCATACGGCTCTCCCCGGGGGAAATATCGGGGGACGACAAGCTTCCGAAGATCCATCTTCTCAATCCGCTGCGCCAGGTACATCATCGCCCTGACCGAGAACGTGCAGATCCCGACCACTCTGTCTTAGGTGAAGGGGATCTCCCCTCCATGGAATCCCACCTTTCCGGCCTGTACCTGCCTTTTTCGGCTCTTTCCGAAGGACCCAGGCCGAGACCGGGCAGGTCGAAGGCGGAAGAAGGGCTTTTTCCGGAGGGGCTTCGCCCCTCCGGGCCTCCCCATAGCAGAAGCAATGACATTTCTCAGACACGCTCTTACGATCGACTTCGAGAAAGGGCAATGAGGCGGCGCAGCGCGAAGCTGTGCCGCCTCTATCCCGTCTCCCACACCCCCCGACGCGGCGCGCGCCGGGGGCGAGAGGCCCTCTCCTCAGAACAGACGAAAGACGCGCAGGACCGCCTGCAGACACCCCTCCGGAGGCTGAGGTGTAGGTTCCGGTTGGGGCGTAGGCTCCGGCTCGGGGGTCGGCTCGGGCTCCGGAGTGGGCTCCGGCGTCGGCTCGGGCTCGCTAACGTCCACCCGCACGGCCGTGTAAACGTCCACCCGTCCGGCCCCCTGGCTGTTCTCATCCTCTCCCAGGTCGATCGCCGCAGCGATCAGGCGCTGCTTCACCTGAGCGGGCGTCAGGCCTGGATTCGCCTCCAGGATCAACGCCGCCGCGCCCGAACAATGGGGGGTAGCCATGCTGGTGCCGGAGGCTGAGGTGTAGAACTCGCCCACAGGAGTGCCCATTTGGGTTCCCTGCGCTCGCGCTGCCACGATGTTATGCCCAGGGAAGACAACGTCCGGCTTGACGCGGCCATCCAGCGTCGGGCCACGAGAGGAGAACCGGGCGATCTGATCATCGTCCGTGGAGGCCCCCACGGTGATCACATCTCGGGCGCACCCGGGCGATCCCACCGTGCGCGCCCTGGGGCCGGCGTTCCCTGCGGCCACGCAGACGACCACGCCATGCGCGACCGCGGCATCGCAGGTGACGGACAGCGCGTCCGTGCCATCGCAGGCGCCGTCGCTTCCCAGTGAGAGATTGATCACCTGCGCGCCCTGGTCAACCGCCCACTCCACGCCGGCCATGACATCGCTCATGTAGCCACCGCCGTCATCCCGCAAGACCTTGGCCACCATGAGCTGGGCTTCCGGGGCCACCCCGACGTACTTTCCGTCGCTGGCCTTGCCACTGCCGGCGATGATGCTGGCGACATGGGTGCCGTGCCCGTGCCCATCCTGAACGGATTCCCCGGTGAACCCCTGAGTGGCGACGATGCGCCCCTCGAAATCGGGATGGGCCTCATCGATCCCGGTATCTACCACGGCCACCTTGATCCCCGCCCCTCGATATCCCAGGCCCCATACCTCGGGAACGCGAAGA
The DNA window shown above is from Chloroflexota bacterium and carries:
- a CDS encoding S8 family peptidase, translating into MSEERPNGGEKFRGRLQARLAALGPEEPVRVIVRYRDTRRVRARLAAGERGIVALRHYEIIPASALTVTRQVLEELAQDPDVEDVWEDLPVHTMLDVSVPHLRVPEVWGLGYRGAGIKVAVVDTGIDEAHPDFEGRIVATQGFTGESVQDGHGHGTHVASIIAGSGKASDGKYVGVAPEAQLMVAKVLRDDGGGYMSDVMAGVEWAVDQGAQVINLSLGSDGACDGTDALSVTCDAAVAHGVVVCVAAGNAGPRARTVGSPGCARDVITVGASTDDDQIARFSSRGPTLDGRVKPDVVFPGHNIVAARAQGTQMGTPVGEFYTSASGTSMATPHCSGAAALILEANPGLTPAQVKQRLIAAAIDLGEDENSQGAGRVDVYTAVRVDVSEPEPTPEPTPEPEPTPEPEPTPQPEPTPQPPEGCLQAVLRVFRLF